In Terriglobales bacterium, one DNA window encodes the following:
- a CDS encoding N(4)-(beta-N-acetylglucosaminyl)-L-asparaginase — MSFSRRDFIATTAMGTIALGVDAQTTKKTDGKSAEVKMEAVPSGGKNVIVTKRTGIKTIEKAYEFLVNGGDTLDAAIMVGKAQEDDPNDDTVGLGGLPNEDGVVELDSCCMHGPTRRAGAVGAVRNIKNVSLLAKAVMENTGHVMLVGEGAERFAKAMGFPQENLLTEAAHKTWLLWKKNNSNQDWWGPGLADPKYEVPEGTVAPKLSETYEERWRQLEEEAARIGIPSGGREHAIERVLRPPTGTIHVSVLNAKGEMSGMTTTSGLAWKLAGRCGDSPIIGAGCFTDQDVGSAGATGSGEENLKVAGAHSIVENMRKGMSPREAGMDVLKRIVRAYEKTPAKLRYISMVYYILRKDGEYAGVTLWSGPKEKPYTFAVHDGKARLEQCVALFQGESLDFPPAPQAKQFR, encoded by the coding sequence ATGTCATTTTCCCGGAGAGATTTCATTGCGACGACGGCGATGGGAACTATCGCGTTAGGGGTGGACGCGCAGACCACCAAGAAGACAGATGGGAAATCGGCTGAAGTGAAGATGGAGGCGGTACCCAGCGGCGGCAAGAACGTCATCGTCACAAAGCGGACTGGCATAAAGACGATCGAGAAGGCGTACGAGTTCCTGGTCAACGGCGGTGACACGTTGGATGCGGCCATTATGGTCGGCAAGGCGCAGGAAGATGATCCCAACGACGACACAGTCGGTCTGGGCGGACTTCCGAATGAAGACGGTGTGGTGGAGTTGGACTCCTGCTGCATGCACGGCCCGACACGGCGGGCCGGTGCCGTTGGTGCAGTGCGAAACATCAAAAACGTCTCGCTCCTCGCCAAGGCGGTAATGGAGAACACCGGTCACGTGATGCTGGTCGGTGAAGGCGCAGAGCGGTTCGCGAAGGCAATGGGATTTCCGCAAGAGAATCTGCTGACGGAAGCTGCTCATAAGACCTGGCTGCTATGGAAGAAGAACAACTCGAACCAGGACTGGTGGGGGCCAGGGCTGGCCGATCCTAAATATGAGGTGCCGGAAGGAACCGTGGCTCCTAAGCTTTCCGAGACCTATGAAGAGCGATGGCGGCAACTGGAGGAAGAAGCCGCCCGGATCGGTATCCCTTCAGGGGGGCGGGAGCATGCGATCGAGAGAGTGCTTAGGCCGCCGACGGGCACGATCCACGTTTCCGTGCTGAACGCAAAGGGCGAAATGTCGGGCATGACGACGACAAGCGGATTGGCATGGAAGCTGGCAGGGCGCTGTGGTGATTCCCCGATCATCGGGGCGGGCTGTTTCACGGACCAGGATGTAGGTTCGGCAGGCGCTACGGGTAGCGGCGAAGAGAACCTCAAGGTGGCGGGAGCACATTCGATCGTGGAGAACATGCGCAAAGGGATGTCGCCGCGCGAGGCTGGAATGGATGTGCTCAAGCGGATCGTTCGCGCCTATGAGAAAACTCCAGCGAAGTTGCGCTACATCAGCATGGTGTATTACATCCTGCGAAAAGATGGCGAGTACGCGGGTGTGACGCTGTGGAGCGGCCCGAAAGAGAAGCCGTACACATTTGCCGTGCATGACGGAAAAGCACGACTGGAGCAGTGCGTGGCGCTGTTCCAGGGTGAGTCGTTGGACTTCCCCCCAGCACCGCAAGCGAAACAGTTCAGGTAG
- a CDS encoding HPF/RaiA family ribosome-associated protein → MNVHVSYKVPKSTDLEEQISHNIQKLRKRLQVFRPELVHLHAIVDERPARAGFNVRLDLKLPSGNIASRETADRAEAAIKGAFEDLIEQVTKHKDRLRAQHKWPRQRRVGKTRPVPQVPFEETMAAVQPESVSGDDISTYVNANLPRLQRFVDRELRFRENSGELRPDQLRVEEVIGEAIAVALGNEERPEKLAIEPWLYRLALKAIRDLAHRDERTETVPLDAPLRGGQEPRQDGTDEAILQYHQPDESVTGESLIPNRGVATPEESAASDEMVNLVEMALLGAAKEDREAFLLFGVEGFTVDEISAISSRSADEVRKSIRSAREHLRKNLPIPDKFKEKLLQHSKIA, encoded by the coding sequence ATGAATGTCCACGTCAGCTACAAAGTCCCAAAGTCAACCGACCTCGAAGAACAAATCAGCCATAACATTCAGAAACTCAGGAAACGCCTGCAAGTGTTCAGGCCTGAACTGGTGCATTTGCACGCGATCGTGGATGAACGGCCAGCGCGCGCCGGGTTCAACGTGCGGCTGGATTTGAAGCTGCCGTCGGGCAACATCGCCTCGCGAGAAACCGCCGACCGGGCGGAGGCTGCGATCAAGGGTGCCTTCGAAGATCTGATTGAGCAGGTCACGAAGCACAAGGACCGCTTGCGGGCGCAACATAAGTGGCCGCGTCAACGACGGGTAGGTAAAACACGACCGGTGCCACAGGTGCCATTCGAGGAAACGATGGCAGCGGTACAACCGGAGAGCGTTTCGGGAGATGACATTTCGACCTATGTGAACGCGAACCTGCCGCGATTGCAGAGGTTCGTGGATCGCGAACTGCGGTTCCGCGAGAACAGCGGTGAGCTCAGGCCAGACCAGTTGCGCGTGGAAGAGGTGATCGGCGAGGCCATCGCAGTCGCGCTGGGCAACGAGGAGCGTCCGGAGAAACTGGCGATCGAGCCGTGGCTTTACCGGCTGGCGCTGAAGGCGATTCGTGACCTGGCACATCGAGACGAGAGGACCGAGACGGTCCCACTCGATGCACCTTTGCGGGGAGGCCAGGAGCCAAGGCAGGACGGCACCGATGAAGCGATCCTGCAATACCATCAACCCGATGAGTCGGTTACCGGTGAGAGCCTGATTCCGAACCGCGGCGTGGCGACGCCCGAGGAGTCTGCGGCTTCAGACGAGATGGTGAACCTGGTGGAGATGGCGCTGCTTGGCGCCGCGAAAGAAGATCGTGAGGCATTCCTTCTCTTCGGGGTAGAAGGATTCACGGTGGATGAAATTTCCGCAATCAGTAGCCGGTCGGCGGACGAGGTGAGGAAGTCCATCCGATCGGCAAGAGAACACTTACGCAAGAACTTACCAATTCCTGACAAATTCAAAGAAAAACTGCTACAGCACTCAAAAATCGCATAA